The genomic region ACTTTACAAGATTTTCTGCAATCCTAAGTTAGCACTTTGGTGTCAACTAAGGGTGTGTTTGGTAGCGTGAAAAAGAAGAGAGATGGAAAAAAAAGGAGTGCAAAAgtgggaaaaaaattaaaaattgagtgTGCTTGACAGAGAAGAaaagtgttttattttattttctttcctttcctttttctacTCTACCAAGCAACGGTGGGAAagaaatttactttttctttcaattttttcattttttctaccaaggaaaaaaaattatattttccatCTTTCCAATTATCTCTCACTCGTACCAAGCAAAGCCTAAAAGACTATGGATATACATATCACAAGAAAATATTGACTACTGCCATTAGTTAGATAAAGATATTAATAGCCAAAAGGAATTAGTTCCCTTACAGCCCTGCATTTGtgttaatgttatttttatagaACAAAGGAATCTAATTCTCCATACATTCCACCACCAGATTAGGCAGCAAGAAAGTGTGGCACATCTTTCACAAACATATAAGGGATCAACATAACTTTGATGGGTAGCATTTGACAGATCATTTCCTAGGAATTACATCAAAGAAAAACAAGGGGTAGATTGATGAGAAGGAAAGATTACTGATGCACTTGCACGCCATTCCAAAGGCTGTTGGACCAACAAGCTATACGTAATGCCAGCATCATTCTTCGGCAGTTCTATATTTGTTGTTTCACCATATAACACAAAAAATTCATTTGTCCAAAATTTTCAAAGGGGAATATTGATGAGTCTTTCAAGCCTCATATGACCGTTGGTCTTTCCGTTTCACTTCACTGTTCCTAAAGATAACCTAACATGTGGAGTGTAACTACAACCTACACGTCTATTTTATCTAGCACACCCTTAATCATATATTTACCATAATGTTAAGTTAAAAACATTGCAATAATAATCATCCATCCTACCTGTGAACCTCCTTGAGCCACTTGTCTATACAAGTTCTGTGGAATTCATGGTTACAAGGCAATATCCGCATGCTATCTCCCTCTTCATACTCCAAAAGGCATATGTAACATCTGTTAATtgaatataaaagaaaagaaaaaaaaagactcAAAACATGCCTGATTGCAGACAAATGCCATATGAAGTAACTGAAAAAGAAAGCATACCGAAGGTTAGGGCCCTTTGAAATCATATATGCCCCCCCCCCACCCCACCCTTCATATGCCTATATAGGAAGACAATACCTAAGTCtgattaaaattcaattttttctACTCAATTTCCCTGTTCCTATCACTCTAGCTCCCCCAATTTCCTATATTACCATTGGATTCAAAACCAATAAAATCATTAACCTCTAGCTAGATCAATTAGAAGGTCAGAAAAAGGAGGCCTTGATACTCAAGGATGAGAAGTCTGTATAATACATATCATGTGAATATTAGAGGTGATAACGGTTCAGttcggttttggaaaaaaaaatgcaATTAATTAGCAATAATCTGGTTTTTTTAACAGTTCAGTTCACtggtcttttaaattttaaaatgcttTTTTTATATAGTATTTTTCAATAATTTAGGCATAAAATACTAATTTTATGCTATCAAAAAATAAGAAACTgagtataaattaaataaaaaataggtTTTGGTTAGTTTGAATAATTGCGTTTTAAACTTCTGAACCAAAAACCAAATTTGTTTAACTATAACCCGAATCAAATTTTACAGTTGGAGTCACTTTCCAGTTTTCTTGGGTTCTTTTTGCTCATTCATATTAATGCTTTTATTCTAGATACTTCAAGTAATAATTTCACATATTACACCAAGTTTATCATGTCAACATTTCAAATCCACATGGTACTCATAACTGCTAAAACATAATAGATTAAAGTCAAACTGAAGCCCTCAAGACAAGAGAATTGCATATAGAACTCATCTCAACCAATATTGTGGGTAAATAACaggaaaattaaattattttttctctAATAAGTCATTAAGAAATCATGCCATCAAacttaaattccatattttacaTAGAATTAGGCTCGTAATCCGCACAAGGGATTACTGATGAGGTCAGCCGAAAGATAGACCTACTGCACCTAATCACCTAAACCTTTTCAAGCAAGCTCATTAAGAGTGTATGCCAAACCTTCATGAGCCTACTGGTGACTATAACTTGGAAGCATGCCTTAAAACTTAGCATCCAAAAAAGATCTAGATTCCAATTCCTACGTGATAGTAAACTAAGAATCATTCTTCTTAGTGCACTTAACTCGCTGATTGGATCTGATTTTAAGCCATTCTGCTTTAAATTCTCAAACAAAGAAAAAAGTTAAGTTaccttattatttattttagtctcATATTTTCATTAGGTTAATTATACTTCTGATATGAATCAAACTGTCTCATTATTAATTTGTAGCTCAGAAAGCTTTTAGTTTCTGCTTTGTAGAACTGATTATGTTTTATTTGACTTCATATACAAATTCATAACTTACTCTGAGCTAAAATGCCAACCAAATATTATTTTATTGCAGGTCCATTTAAAGTCAAGGCACACACAGTTAAATCTCATCTTCAACTATCCGTCGGAGACAAAAAAAAATCTCAAGTGTGCTTCACATTTCTCAAACAGCAGAGAAAAATAAATACTTACTGTCCAGCCTCATCATTATGAAGTTTGTGTGACTTGTTATAAATTTTGACAGGAAGCAATTCCACAACTTCATTAGGTGCAGGAACAGATCCAATTGAAGATACAGAAGGTCGAGAAGATAAAACCACAGACTGCTGGTGGATTTCATCCAGAACCTAGTTAAAATGCATAGAAATTAACTCCAACAGATAggtgcaaagagaaagaagaccCACCCAGAGTAATAACATAAGAAATAAAAATTACCTCAAATAAAGCTTCAGCTAACATAACGATTCTGGATAGACTAGCGCTAGCACTTGTCTCATCATTTGAATTGGAATCTCGATTATTTACACGACATGTGCAGCCACCAGTTCTATGTAGACCAGATAAAATACAAGACCTTTCATGTCCAGAGTTCTCAAAATGGCTTCCTAGCCGTCGAAGAGCTCGAACCTAAAGTAGTTCGTAGGTCAGTAACTAAAGAAAACAGATAGAAAAATAAGTATCAGCTTCCACTGAGATGGATAACATTCAATCAGCATATGGCAGAAAGGAATCAGACATAAATAGAACATCAGGAAAAGCGTCCGCCATTGTAATTGTTGTATTTGAAATGTTAATGAAGGAAAGGTGAAGCTCAAAAGAGGTTGATGAGATGCTATCTTCATGGTTCAGTAATCATCAGATACTAAATTAGAAAACGTAGTGAGTTGGGTCACAGGTGCCAGAAGATCACAAACCTGAGATCGTATTCTTCTCCTCCTTTCAAGGAAATTGGATCTGTGCTCGAGTAAATCATGATACCTGGCTTCTCTAGATTGTGAAGTTTCAACTTCATGGCCCAGAATGTTAAAAACGGGGGTGTGGGATATAACGGTGGTAGTATGAGCGGAGCCGGAAACGGAAGTAGATGTGGAACGTGAGGTAGTAAATTGTCTCGTGTCCCTGTCTCCTCTAAATGCGTGAGTTTGACTGCCGACTTGACCATTTTGTTGTAAAGGGCACAATGTGAAATTAGATAAGGAAGGTCTGCGAAGAACACGGTCACGAAGCCTTCCAACACTTAATGTTCTGCTAAAACGAACATTCCTTTCAACAGATTCTCGACTTCCAACTCCAACACGTCTATCCCTCTCCCTATCTGTGTCTGAATCATTGAAGGTTAAGGGAGAATATAAGTTTATAGAAGAAGAATTTGGGGAAAATTGTCGATGTTCAAGTGTCTCGGAGTTGTCATCACGGTTCAATATTGTAAGACTTGTAGGAGAAACAGGATATGCCCTAGACGAACCCAAACTATTAGCTCTGCTTAATCTGAAGCTAATGTTACCCGGAAAGAAGCTAAAGCCAGAGAGGCAGCGAGAAGGAGAGTGATGCACTGCTGTGGTGGCTCTGCCAGAGCTGCTACCACTTCTCGAGGTATCTATATCTACACCATTGGAAGATATGCATGGCAGTGGCATTTCATAACCAGATGCCGATTCAGCTTTAACCTTTCTGgaacattttcttttctcttgatcCGACTCAGATTCCCGTTCGCTCCTGTTCTGGTTGGCGAAATTAGAGCCGTAGTCTTTATTATGGTGATCAACAACAACCACCTGAAGAAGCGAACTTCTTTTTCaaggaagaggaagaagagagaggGGAAAAAATGAGACAAGAGAATGGAGAAAGACCTGACGGTCAAAGTGGGAGTCAGCAGATCCAGAAGGCGCTCCCAGGCAAGAGGATTGGAAAACTCTATTCTTTCCAATAGATCTTCCCTTCCTCCCACCACTCGACGAGGAAGCTCCTCCCCTGCAAGAACCCTTGCTCCCACCGGATCCCATCAGTTCTAACCTAAACACACACAAAAATAAGCCTAAATTACGTCATTGCTTGAAAAATGCATGCATATTCTTTACAAATTATAAGCAGAGCAGAACTTTGATATACTACTACTCGGCATCTACTTACCGATGTATTCAGATTTCAGATCAGATCTGGACGATGGATTGGTTGTGCTTGTGTCTTGAAAGAGttctaaaataaacttaacagatctttcaaaaaaaaattaaacttaataGAAATCCATTTTCCCGACCGGGTTGAATTCGGGAGCTCGAAGAATGaagtaaacaaaaaaaaaaaagcaattaatgACTGCGCGCGTATGCAGaagataaataatatttataaaaataatttaaaagcgtTAAGCTTTGAGTTATAATATTTGTACTGTGAATGAAATATTAGAGTATTTCAAAAATTGAGCTGTAGGGATTGttgttaaatttttttgtcaaattaatTATAAGTTAAGCAATTACTAATTTAATTTAGatgaaaattattaatataaatttaaataaaatagtaTTTAAGCTATatctaaattaacaaataaaattactaaactaactTTCTTCCTTTTTACTAGAGCTAATGCAAATAGATTGAAACAATGGTGAAATGATTCATGAAAAATTGTTTCATAAATTAGTTGTTTTATTGTGCATGCGCAGCCTGTCAAGTGCTTTAGCTTTTCTTATACGTAACCATACTCCTGAACCCATATTTGGTAATAAGATAGAGTCTTACTTTTCAAGATTTTCCCTAGATATATTAGACAATAAGTGGTTATCCTACCTAGCTCAAATTGGTTAGTGGCTAGTCTACTCATTTAGGTTTTCGTGTCTAGCTTGTAAGTTTCTCGTCTAGCATGTTATGACAAGGGTCTTTGCCATGAGTGGCTTTGGTGAATTCTTTGATAAATGGGACATATGAAATGAGACGCGTGTGCAACAAATGTTTCTTCTATAGGAATCATATACGATTTATTCACCCCTTTACTCCACAATGAACCGATGGAAATGTTAGTTTGGGGGAACTCCCCTAACAAGATTTAATTCTTCAAAGCGCGACTATTCATGGCTCTTATTAAACTCTATATGTTATGGTCCACATAGGGCTCTTTGGAAGGAAATACGAAATCTAAGCATGTTATTAAAGGGTGAACTTTTTACTTAGAGTGTTGCATAAGAAATATTGCTTACGCATACCATGACCTTCAGggatttatgaatttcatgaccCTGGAACACCGTACGAGATACGAGGATATTCGACATCGTCTTATCCCGGCCTATAAGTATATATTTCTCTTTACCTTTGATGCACTTAATATGTGTGATTCtgtgttttattattttgatgctattggTTGGACGTTGTATGTGAATATTTACTGTGCTGCATTTTTTGAGCTCATATACGAATTTTATGCAAAATTTAGTTTCGATATAAATGTCGTTAGGACTGTTGAAACCCCAAACGTAATTCAATTCAGATTGTTTGGTAATACATTTAGTATGTCTATTTCAGATTTTAACATAGCCATGGGTTTCGCTGACCCTGATGATGTTCAAACCGACTCGTACCATACTGCTTTACTCGAGGTACCTAATGATTTTGATGCTGACTCAGCTTACTTGGCTTTGACTAACTCAATATCTCATCCTTACAATTCCAAGACCTCTAAATCATTGCTAGTGCATGAACCGACCCTAagatatatttatagatttcttgCTTTTAATTATTTGGGCCACAAtgattcttcgtctatcttaactaagatataattatttttattctagtGCATGCACTTCGATTTTAGGGTCAGCCTAGGATATTGGTTTACACGTAGTTTTCATGTCGTAATTCCAACCCACCGACCTCTCATACTCGACCTATTCATCATGCATTTAGCTACTAACATTCTTCATTCGGAATTGATTTTTCATCCCTAACATACGCTTATAATATGGATCCTTTGGATGAATATTGTCTAGATTCTATGGGTTTGCTTGTGGGCACCCTTACTGCGTTTTATTTTGTTCCCCCAGGTACACGAACTGCTCGAAGCAATAGAGTGTTCCGACGAACACGTGGTTCAGCTCCAGAGAGTAAGAGGAGCAGCCCCTTTCCGCTATGGAAAAGAGAGTAAACTGCATTAAGGCTCACCTAGAAACAATGGAAGCCAACATCTCAAGCATCCTCATCATACAGCAaaacgatcatttccaccatcatctTCCTCATTAAAACATACACAGGGAGTACACTTGACTctattttgtttgtttatttatttattattgcacattgagggtaatgtggacTAAGTAGGGGGTTTGTATGCTTTTCTATCTTTCGTTATTCGTTGCATGTGTTGATTCCCATATTGAAATTATTCCCTAAGTTGCTTTGAAATTATGTAATTCTCATGCTTAGTTAACTCAAATGAttatgtgtgtaacacccctatcccgtaaccgtcaccggaataggtgaggggcattactggacttgtaactcatgccaaatcagtaaaattttgaacattttcttggagtaaagatcattcaattggataattgctagacacaaccagggataaaatttaaaacttataaaagtaaacattcaaaagatgtcatattcgcatggcttatatacattaaccaaaatatcctcccactactagtctattctatacatgccataagataatccaaaacatagcagtaccaaacagtggatagtgatagtgtgataagttgttgacgatcctcgagcaaaaggccaaaatcaacaatctataaaacagagaaacataacaacagagtaagcttttgtaagcttagtaagtcttaagcaatttaaaactagtgaactcaaatataaccaatttgtttatttgattcacatataacattcatttcatatctatagttatcctcatcggacaaatcaaaatgtatatccccaatatcctatagtatttctccataaccgaatactcacatatttatatggcattttcatatttgcttttcactttacaatcatgatttaattacgatgggtctaacatgtacaagtatttatcacataccgaccaaccaaattaaaagtcgatcttacaattctcatataacctctttctaggtatactaccctttttggccgaatatacacaattacgtaatacacaataagcagataaattctcacttgatagtgatctcttataaacataggtacattacatattttcacctaacttttcacattgaccaaatgcacaataatcatagaaacgatcttattgctttactcacatatgcatcacataacaaccttgtgatttaatccaaatcaagcttaaatataatctcaaaatacatacctgaccaacttaacgcattgaacgtatttattaccaattgttactgtgaagtcgtataatcttatgctttactcgaatcttcatgagacctttagctcgaataatccccacacgtagtcatcgggtcttacctgcataatctccacacgtagccatcgggtcttaccggaatatatttcaagtttcatgtacatttaatcacatgttacaataTTCACATCgattgtcatatttgtaattcatttgtctcatcaaatatctaaatatacacacctttcacatttggtcattcgccacaatatatacacatctcatacatatttcacattagccattggctttaccacatatacatatctcatacatatttcacactagccattcggctttaccacacatatatatatttatcttgtacatcaatttcagcaatagcttataagcaactcaattagtttcatcaatgtttacaacaaaatcacatattcactacaagctgttttcctgagcaacagtcattaaattatttgtaactggagctacgaaactccaaatgaagtgctgttaattttccctgaaaacagactcatatatcttctatccataaaattttcaaaatttttggttttactAATCAATACtagaatttttcttaaagtttcccctatttcactgtttgactatactgaccactcttcactacgaatcaactttctcattgtacagaattcaaaatatgttcttgtttatttcatttgaaactagactcattaaggagtctaagcatataaattttatattataacaaattttttgtgtgatttataatgattttctaaaaaaaaacaggggattttggagttattctgacactgtctcacacaactttaaatatctctttataagaaattcctttgcttacacggtttcttttataagaaactagactaattaagctttgattacatattttattcagcctataattccacaccaacaatttatggtgattttctaaaatcacgttactgctgctgtcctaagcaaattattacaatttgctcttaaatttccaagtccaaacacttatgtacttaccatttgagtttaaaacatatcatggccacatcacatcttattaaatcaactcattatgttctattatgattgaatttactcaacgtttaatcacttaaaacttacctcggaagtggtcgacgactagatatccacggctattcgtttactttctcttttcccctatccgactttgatcctctttgctcttaagcttaagtaaagcaatagatttgcttaagtacttaactaatattattcacttaacaatcacatttggcaatcacatatcatttagggctagtttggcaatgcttttgaaaagtgctgtggaaaaatgcttttgagaagtgcttttgaaaaatttggtttaaaatttgagtgtttagcattgctgtcaaaaatcatttttgagaaataaaatgtctattttagacatgttattatcaagaaaatatacatttaaataatatttaaattagttaatattattatattttagtaagaatataaaaaattattataacttcttgttaatattttaatatataaaatataaattttaaatatttttaaacaataaatattaatatttataaaatttaattagaatatataaactatattttaaatatttaaatataactattaaatatttgtaattagtattttaaaaatatttttatttttaattaatgattttaacacatttgtaattaagtaccaagaaaaaaaaagggaagtactatgttattggaggggtgaaaaagtaattaagcattaaaagtacttttgggagaggaaaagctaaaaattttagcttctcattttcagaagtgcttttgaaaagtgcttcTGAAATGCTAAAAATTTCAGCCAAAAGTAGCTTGTTCTGTACAGCTTTTCTTCCAGAAGTGCTTTTGGAgtcagaagtgcttttgaaaagcaatGCAGAACTGGCccttaatctatatctaaaacaatagatttcaatatgtatcatatttaataaaacatgccatgactcgatttcatgcttatttaatttatatctaattcacattcacaagcaaagagtcacttaatttatcatgctttcttatacatgaatttaatcatactgccgaatgtccttatgtgtacatggtacatacataaggcatatatatatatatgtatatacctatatatgaccattac from Gossypium arboreum isolate Shixiya-1 chromosome 1, ASM2569848v2, whole genome shotgun sequence harbors:
- the LOC108489933 gene encoding uncharacterized protein LOC108489933 isoform X1, which encodes MGSGGSKGSCRGGASSSSGGRKGRSIGKNRVFQSSCLGAPSGSADSHFDRQVVVVDHHNKDYGSNFANQNRSERESESDQEKRKCSRKVKAESASGYEMPLPCISSNGVDIDTSRSGSSSGRATTAVHHSPSRCLSGFSFFPGNISFRLSRANSLGSSRAYPVSPTSLTILNRDDNSETLEHRQFSPNSSSINLYSPLTFNDSDTDRERDRRVGVGSRESVERNVRFSRTLSVGRLRDRVLRRPSLSNFTLCPLQQNGQVGSQTHAFRGDRDTRQFTTSRSTSTSVSGSAHTTTVISHTPVFNILGHEVETSQSREARYHDLLEHRSNFLERRRRIRSQVRALRRLGSHFENSGHERSCILSGLHRTGGCTCRVNNRDSNSNDETSASASLSRIVMLAEALFEVLDEIHQQSVVLSSRPSVSSIGSVPAPNEVVELLPVKIYNKSHKLHNDEAGQCYICLLEYEEGDSMRILPCNHEFHRTCIDKWLKEVHRVCPICRGDICRHDLLAVN
- the LOC108489933 gene encoding uncharacterized protein LOC108489933 isoform X2 gives rise to the protein MPLPCISSNGVDIDTSRSGSSSGRATTAVHHSPSRCLSGFSFFPGNISFRLSRANSLGSSRAYPVSPTSLTILNRDDNSETLEHRQFSPNSSSINLYSPLTFNDSDTDRERDRRVGVGSRESVERNVRFSRTLSVGRLRDRVLRRPSLSNFTLCPLQQNGQVGSQTHAFRGDRDTRQFTTSRSTSTSVSGSAHTTTVISHTPVFNILGHEVETSQSREARYHDLLEHRSNFLERRRRIRSQVRALRRLGSHFENSGHERSCILSGLHRTGGCTCRVNNRDSNSNDETSASASLSRIVMLAEALFEVLDEIHQQSVVLSSRPSVSSIGSVPAPNEVVELLPVKIYNKSHKLHNDEAGQCYICLLEYEEGDSMRILPCNHEFHRTCIDKWLKEVHRVCPICRGDICRHDLLAVN